CCATTAATAATACTAATGATCAAATCCATTAGGAATCCCTGGTGTGAAAGCAATCTGTGAATATATGATTTGTCATACAACTTTAAAAGTTGTGACGGTGTGGTTGAGATTCCCTTGGTGTGGTTGAGATTCTCTTGCATTTATCGTGTATGTTGCTGCTCCATTGATTTTATTTCTGAGACGCATATAGCTGATAATTTACTACTGAATCTACCTGTGCTTCTGTTTCGGCATTATAGTTATCCTAAACGATTTCTATATGCAGTCTCTTACGGAAAAGTTGGAGTTCTATAAACACATTACTAAACCATCGTGCATGTATTTGTAGTGTTTGTAGAATGGCATTAAACAAATTTTGGGAAGTTCAGAAAAGGAAGAGTGTGGCATAAATAGGAAAAGAATAATAGCTAATCAATACTTTAGATTACAGGAGACTTGTTCCATAATACCTTTTGGCTTCAAGAATCATTACCTTTTTTGTTCATACTCCGTACTTTGTTAGTAAACCTGGGATATGAATTGTAAGGCTTGTTGATCTCTTTTAATTATCAGCAACACTACTCTAATTTTCAACAAGCTTTGACCAAAAAAAATAACTCGACTTTCGCTAATCAACTCATTTTGATATGGAAAAAGAATAAAGAAGGCAAGGATAAAAATCTTAGTGTTCTGCTCTAAATCTAAGTCCTATTTCAGAAACAAGGGAAATTTTGGATAAGATGAGCTGTGTGATCAGTACATATGATTGTGTATCCTGATCTTGTTTATGTGCTATGATACAATAATAATAGGCATATGCAAACCTCGTTGATATTTTGGGAATCAGTAAAACTAACCCAATTTAGGTAAGAACTCTTCGTATTTAAAATAGTGTTACTTATTTGAAGTCCTGATACATTGGTATCAATGAAGAAATATCTTTTGACCATATACTAAAATCACTAGGATTCTTTTTGGAAAGTTTTGGCATAATTAAATGCTGTCAATCCTAAACATTGGACACATTTTTGGAATTTCTTTTAAAGCCATTAATAATACTAATGATCAAATCCATTAGGCATCCCTGGTGTGAAAGCACTCTGTGAATATCTGATTTGTTATACAACTTTAATAAGTTGTGACGGTGTGGTTGAGATTCTCTTGCCATTGGTGCTGGAGAGATTTTTATTAGTTTGCTTGTAAAAAAACTCTTTCCAGTCAACTCTTGAGTTAGTTCCAGATTTGCTATTGTGGAAAATAGAAATGACAGATCTTCATACTAAAGTTGTTTTTGCCTAAGAAAGACACAATCAATGTGTTCACACTACTGAGCATAAGTTGCTAAGTTTAGCCTCGAGTTCTGAAAGCAGTCGTGTGGTGACGACCTCTTAAGCTGCTAGCAAACATGGAAATGTGTGAAGGTTTATTGTTAAAGAACTAGTTTGTGGCATGTATCTTAAATTGGACATACAATTGATGAATAGAAAGCTTACGGGAACTTGTCATTGTCTGTAATTTTAAGTTCAACCATAAAAGTTATCCTCACATATACCTGTAATTGTTTTCTAATTTTTCTTAATTACGTGTATAGCATCTTAGAATGAAAATGATGGGTAAAGACAATTGAAGTTCATTTAAGATTTCCTTGAATGTGTGTTGGCCACCTTCCTTTACATACAAAGAGCTGATGGAAGTTTTTCTGTCATTACTTTTCTTCTTTCTATTAGAATTGTTGGAATAACTATTTTTGGTCTTAGAAGAATGCATTTGTATGTCTAAAGAAGGCTGATGTCTGctcctgctttttttttttagggataAAATTCACGTCTTGATTGTTATTTTCCCTTGGCGGACCTTGTTACAAATCCCTTATTACCTGTGAGGtctttttttttgattaagcaccgggtgtccgggtctctttgagccccgactaatcccgggggtgcacaggccctcggcaaggagtttcccgcaagtgcaccacggttaattcagggttttaccccagtccgatggccctcagaaattgtttgcacccagtgggtttcgaacttgagaccttgaaagggagcaccccaaggctcaagccaattaccaccaggccaacccctgagggttccaccaggccaacccctgagggttaccaggccaacccctgagggttctTATTACCTGTGAGGTCTTTCCCCACTTATCCACAATTTGGTTAGTCCTGTTCCACATATGCGCATATCTAAATGAAAGGCTCTAAAGTTAATACATTTGTCCTCTTGACAAAAACATGAGCGAAAGCGAAAGGCTTATCTATCATTAACCTATTGAGCTTCTTCGGATCTCAAGGTCCTTCATCAACATGTATTTGTAGCTTCTTTTTTATTGTACTTCTGTAACTCTTAAAATTACTTGTTGTGATAGACAAATTAAACAGTTAGCCtgtgaaattagaatcaagataAATGCCTCTCCCTGTTTCGGCTTCTTTTTCAAGTTATGGCACATCCTGTTAATTTGGTTTTCCATGTGTCTAGTAGAGTAGGTGTTTGTACCCTAAGCTTAGAATAGATAGCCCATTATGGATCTTGGAAATTGGAGCAGACTAGTTTTTCTGGCTGTGGgtgattttgaggtatgtatgaGGTGTTCAAGAGAGTTTATGGCCAGCTCCCATACGGAATTGATAGCACAATGTTGGCAGGCTGCTATTTTGAAGAAAACAAGCTTTTGACACATTGCTTGGGTGGCGTGAAGCTTTTGGTGAGGAAAACTTAAGTTTCAGTAAGTTAATtatttgcagttttttttttctttttttttgtgaaGCAGGTAACATATATTATATAGATAGTAAGACTATAAAAAGACTGCATAATCATCCATAATTACAGGACTGTAAAGAGACCAATTTACAGCTCCTCTATCATCTACAAGGAGTCTAAAACATTAAAAATTGAATCATGATCTTCTACACATGTTCCTTTACACCAAAATACAAAAGTACCAAACACTTCAACTTTATCTTCTGGATATGGCTTGATTTATCTTCAAAGCATCTTTTGTTCCTTTCTACCCATATTTGCCGATTGTTGCTCGTTATGTTCTCACTTGACATACTGCGCTTGTTCCTCTTCTATTTTTGCATTTATTTGCTTCATTTGTTTTATTCTTTTTGGTGAAAATTTACATATTGAAAAATGATCTTTGTTGCTTGACTGATGCTTtttgaaatagtttttttttttttttgaagtggaGTTGCTCGACTGATGTTGCTTATGTTATGTTTGGGGATGTTCATTAATGAAGTGCAAACAACAGTTTTCTAGTCCTAAAGAACGAAAACAATGCTTTCATTATCTTCTGGTTTGGAAGGATAAAATTTTACTGTTGGGGGTGGCATGGTCAGAAGCATAATTGACTCTCTGAATGTCTTTTGGATGAACAAATTCCCCTCTGGTCCATTCCAGCGGATTATGTGGCTTGGTCCAGTTCACCCCTAGAAAGCCAGAGTACCTCAACTATTCTTGTGAGATTTAAATTTCAGTTTTGTCAGCACATACTGTGTATGAAAAACTAAAGAACTTGTATGATTGCAGTTGGATGCCCTTTCTCTCTCTTTCATATGTTCCATATGGGATTTGAATTCTAAAATCCAAGCTTCACAAGCAATTGATTATGTTATGTTGAAAACAAGTAAGCTGTAGGAGCTTATTAACACCCTAATGTCTGTTCTTTATGTGATGATTCTGAAATCACCATTCTCATGTTTGGCCTGTCTAATTCAAAATTCAACTTGATGTGGCATTTGGAATGCTGTCTTTCTAACCCTTGAAGTTTTATATGCTTTTCATGAAAATGAAATTTAATTGATAGTTTACCCCCCAGTTGACAGCTGCTGTATCTGAGGTTGCATCTTTTGAACCTGTTAAAGGTTGTGCGTGCAATCTGGGCCCTGAAATTCATATGCCCcctaatgtcaaaaaaaaaaaaagtatgccCCCTCCCTTCACATCCTGACTTTTTCTTTATGCCCCTTTGTATCCCTCAAGATTGGTGGCACCTTAGGTTGTAAATTCAGGAACAAACAGTCCACTCAGTTGATCCATGCGAAGAAGTGTAGTGGAACTCCAACTAATATTCGAGCCATGTAAACTTCATCCGACTTCAGCTGAGTCACAGGTTACATGGTCTCCAACGTTCGTGAAGAGAACAGCAGCTTTGAGTGCCGTCTTACTCGACTTGGGACCTTGAGGGGATCAGAACAAGCAAGCTCTCTTCCTATGCATAATTGCTTTTACAGTTACCGAAGTTTCACCATCCTCTTGTTTTCTATTTACATGTGTACAGGTTACCTCGTATAATAGTTTAGAAGACTCTTTGTTTTTACGAAAAAACGCAAGTAGACGACCTCGGCGAGTTATCTTGAGAGAAGTCTCACATGGAGTTGCTTGATAGAAGTGCTAAAACATGATCATTGAGGTAATTCTCTTTCCATTGATGCCACCTAGATAGCACAAAGTTGGTTGTTCAGTTGATATATAAACATGATTTTTCAAGGGGGTAAATAAAATTTAAGTTTTCAACCTGTATTATTGCTTGAGATTCAGATTTTGTAATTGCTGCCATATTTCTTTTGGACTGCTGTCACATAGCTTCCTTAAGTAAGGTGTGAGTCATGATTGGTTGTACTTATTTTGATGCACGAACATTTATCGGTGCTAAGTTTTATGGAATACCTGAGAGTTATATGCGGATTTAAAACATTTGGGGTTGAAAGAAACTGTAGATAGAATTAAATAGGTTTGGACTGTAGGTGCTAAGTTTTATGGAATACCTGAGTTATATTAGGGTCTGTGTTGAAAATTGCCCCGTGTGCTGTGAGTCTACGCCACATACTAAAAGGCGTAGGTTTGAGTATACGGAGTCGTTTGATGTACCCGCCAAGGATGTGCTGCTTAGATTACAGCAATTGGCGACGAAGTATAAAGTGGTGTTGTGATTTAGACAGAAATATATAAGGTACAAGCCATTTATGGCTGAAGTTAAAGATTACGCGTGTCATCGAGCGGGAGAGCCTGTGTCCTCGAAGAAATCGAAGATATTAAAGAGGGAGCCTTACGCGTCAAAAAGGTGTGGGTGTGGGTTTCGTATAAGGGCGATAGTTCCTATATCAAATTATAATGAGAAGATAAGACATTTGTCTATCAGGAGGAAGGGACAGCAGTATTTAAGTTGTATGTGGTACACTCGGGGCATGAACCTGGCCCTTTGGATGGGAATGCAAGAATAATGCATCGAGTTGTTGGGCATAAAGGAGGGTTTTTGATGGATCAGGAAACAGTGTATGGGATGGGCGATGAAGCAGAAAATGGAGATTTTGGGTTCCTTGGGAAGGACGGTGGAGATCTGCAACATTCGATTTTGCAGCAAATTCAGGAAGCGAGGAATGAGATTGACCTACTTGAGGGCCAGATCGGGAGAGTTCCTCAGGAGTTATTGTGCTCGGTGTCTCGTGAATTGTTTGATTTTGTGAATAAGCTTAGGAATGTGAGAGAATATGGATCAAAGTCAGCTGGATTGCTCTCGGATAagccgatctcagatgatctacTGGTAGGGGAAAATGATTTGGCAGATTGGGGTGCGCATCATCATCGTATTTTTGAGGACGGCAAGGATGCAGAGCTCATCGATGAAGATGAAGACAGCTTTGGGAGAACGCTTGGGGAGGTTGCATCTTGGGATCAGATAAGGTCAGATTGTAGGAATGAGAAGGATCTGCTGGGTGAGTCTTGTAAATCAGAGAAACCATTGGAATGCAATGAATTTGATCAGAAGCGCATTCTTGACTGTGGGAATTCTAAACTGACCAAGCCCTTAAGGCATGATGACAGTATAGATACAGATGTAGGTTTCGTTGTAGAGAACTTCTACCCAGAGAACCCTAAATGGTTTGATTCTCCCTGTGAACTGGACTCGCACACAGATTGTGTTGACAGCGGATTCAAGCCTGGGGAGATTGTTTAGAGATCTTACAGCTGGTGACCCACTCTAACTTAATTTGAGTCTTCTTTGCTCCATTTTTCATGCCATAATGTTAGAGGTGGGTTGTATATTTGTGTAAACAAAAGGTTGAAATATCTGGCAGCCTCTTTGTTGTCTTTGCTGTTGTATTTCTGTAAAGTACAGCCTGTGGGCTTCTTTGCACATAGATTAGATAGTTACTTGACTTgtcataaattttcaaaactTAAACCTGGTTTCCATATCTGAGTTAGTGATTACCTTTATTATCGCATATGTTTCTGCTCTATTGATTCTATTTCTGAGATGCATATAGCTGATAATTACTGCTGAATCTACCCGTGCTTCTGTTTTGTCATTATAATTATCCTAAAACAATTACTTTATGCAGTCTCTTAGGGAAAAGTTGGAGTTCTCatctcatcaaaaaaaaaaaaaagttggagttCTATAAACATATAACTAAACCATCTTGCATGTAATCTGTAGCGTTGTAGATGGCATTAAACATAATTTGGGATGTTCTGGAATGGAAGAACGTCACataaatatgaaaaagaaaatcTAATTAATACTGTAGATTATAGGAGGCTTGTTACATAATACCTTTTGCCTTCAAGAAGCATTACCTGGGATATGAATTGTGAAGACTTGTTAATCTCGTTTGATTATCAGCGACACTACTCTAGTCTAGTTTGTATAGGGATCCAGGACAGGGCCAGGATCGATAACTGACCTACTTCCTTGGACCATCCTGTGGGGTGAGCAATGCTGGCGGTTCTCGTCCTGTTCCTACTGCACAAACCAGTGAGTGCTCTTAAAACCATTGCTACTGTGACTATGGATGGTGAGTTTTTTCTTAAACACTTCTGGAAATATTGTTCCTATTACCGGAATGCAAAAGATAAGCATGATGTCTATGAATGCACTCTGTTGAAGGTGGTTTGTTTAACAATTTAGATAGAATTTGCAAACCTATCTCCAGTTGTAATAACGTTTGATAGGCAAGGATTTCTTTTTTATGGAAGATTGGAGTTCTTTGAAGATGTcgcaatatttttaaaaatagcaTAATTATTTTTAGAAGGGTTGAGCTAAGTGCTCCTCCAACTGGTTGTTCTCCTTAGAAGCatgattacttttttttttttttttttttttgcatagtaGTGAGGTCTTGATGATTTCATTGAATTAGTTGTCTAATACCCGTTAGTTTTAGACTCACATTTCTCTTTCAGTCATGCTAAAACCGAAAGTATCCTTCTTATTTCCCCTAACATGCATACTTatcccaaaaagaaagaaaaaagatcaAGTATATAAATTTTGACTTCTTCTTTGCGAACTATTGATGCTAACTAAAGAATGAGGACGGTGATAATTTGAATATTTAAATAACGAGCAAGATTGACTAAATCTGTTTTTATTAGCTGTATTAATTTAGGATTAAGATGATCTCTTTAACAAACTCTCCCTTGTGTTTATTTAAGAATGTAATCCGAAGTGGTCGTTATGCCTGTCTCTTCCATATTTATGAATATTTATACATTGTCATAAGCAATTGGTGGGTAGTATTGAAGGAAAAGCCTAGAAGACCATAAGTTGTTATTGGTTCGAAATCCTGTGAATTAATAGAGTGACTAAGTATACGTGGATAATATGGGAGAAGATTCTTATTGATTGTTTCAATAGATTAATATGAACATTGTGACTAATGAGCCGTCCCATCGTAAAACCAGTTGCTGCTGATACCTCCTTCTCTTTTCCTTCTTCCACAACTAGAGCTTGGAGATTAACAAAATTGTTGGAGAATGTGGCAAAAAGTTCTAGGtcttcatttatttttatttcttcctTTTTGATGAAGGTGGCAAAAGCTTCTAGTTGGAGATGGCAATTTGGATCTCTATGAAGTCACAATTTCTTTGAATTGTTGATGACCTTAATGTTAGATGTACGAATGATGGATTATATTTCTGAGTGAGATTGAACAGGGGTACATGAAATGATACTATTCAATGGTTTGAAATCATCATGTAAATAGATGTCTGTAGTTTATTCTCTTGAGGATAACTCAACAAGCtttgaccaaaaaaataaaaataaaattcaacTAGCTAATCAACTCATATTGATTGGAAAAAGAAGGATAGACCTCTAGCTTATTCAGGATTTGTTTTGGTCAAGTTCTAGTTTGACCTGTTTGCTCTAAAATCTAAGTCCTATTTCAGAAAGAAGGGAAATTTTGGATAAGATGATACTGTTAATGTTCATTCAGTACATATGATTGTATATCCTGATCTTGTTTCTGTGTTATGATATAATAATAACAGGATATGCAAGCCTCGTTGATATTTTGGGAATCAGTAAAATGAACCCAATTTAGGTAAGAactctttgttttcttgaaagaTGAGTCTCAATCTAAGTACAGAGTATTTAAAATAGTGTTACTGATTTGAATTCCTGTTACATTGATATCTATGAAGAGATATGTTTTTGCCTAGATACTAAAATCACTAGGATTCTTTTTGGAAAGTTTGCAAAATTAAATGCCGTCAATCTCTAAACTTTGGACacatttttggattttttttttaaagccactaATAATGCTAATGATCAAATCCATTAGGCATCCCTGTTGTGAAAGCAATCTGTGAATATATGACCATACAACTTTAATAAGTTGTGACGGTGTGGTTGAGATTCTCTTGCATTTATCGTGTATGTTGCTGCTCCATTGATTTTATTTCTGAGATGCATATAGCTGATAATTTACTACTGAATCTACCTGCGCTTCTGTTTCGGCATTATAATTATTCTAAAACAATTTCTATATGCAGTCTCTTACGGAAAAGTTGGAGTTCTATAAACACATTACTAAACCATCATGCATGTATTTGTAGCGTTGTATAAACAAATTTTGGGAAGTTCAGGAAaggaaaagtgtcacataaatagGAAAAGAATAATAGCTAATCAATACTGTAGATTATGGGATACTTGTTCACAATACCTTTTGGCTTCAAGAAGCATTACCTTATTTGTTCATACTCCGTACTTTGTTAGTATACCTAGGATATGAATTGTGAAGGCTTGTTAATCTCTTTTAATTATCAGCAACGCTACTCTGTTTTTCAACAaactttgaccaaaaaaaaaaaaaactcgacttGCGCTAATCAAATCATCTTGATGTGGAAAAAGAATGAAGAAGGCAAGGATAAAAATCTTAGTGTTCTGCTCTAAATCTAAGTCCCATTTCAGAAACAAGGGAAATTTTGGATAAGATGAGCTGTGTAATGTTCATTCAGTACACATGATTGTGTATCCTGATCTTGTTTATGTGCTATGATACAATAATAACTGGCATGTAAACCTCGTTGATATTTGGGAATCAGTAAAACTAACCCAATTTAGTAAGAactctttgttttcttgaaagaTGAGTCTCAATCTAAGTACAGAGTATGTAAAATAGTGTTACTTATTTAAATTCCTGATATATCGATATCAATGAACAGATATGTTTTGACTATATACTAAAATCACTAGGATTCTTTTTGGAAAGTTTTGGCAAAATTAAATGCCGTCAATCTCTAAACTTTGGACACATTTTTGGAATCTCTTTTAAAgccattaataataataatgatcaaATCCTTTAGGCATCCCTGGTGTGAAAGCAATCTGTGAATATCTGATTTGTCATACAACTTTAATAAGTTTTGACGGTGTGGTTGAAATTCTCGTGCCATTGGTGCTCGAGAGATTTTTATTGGTTTgcttctaaaaaaaaaatcctttccaGTCAACTCTTGACTTAGTTCCAGATTTGCTATTGTGGAAAATGGAAATGACAGATCTTCCTACTGAAGTTGTTTTTGCTTAAGAAAGAAACAATCAATGTGTTCACACTACTGAGCACAAGTTGCTAAGTTTAGCCTCGAGTTCTGAATGCAGTCGTGTGGTGAGGACCTATTAAGCTGCTAGCAAACATGGAAAGTATGAAGGTTTATTGTTGAAGAACTAGTTTGTGGCATATATCTTAAATTGGACATACAGTTGATGAATAGAAAGCTTATGGGAATTTGTCATTGTAATTTTCAGTTCAACCATAAAAGTTATCCTCACATATACCTGTAATTGTTTCCTAATTTTTCTTAATTACGTGTATAGCATCtgagaaggggagccttggcataactggtaaagttgctacCATGTGACCTGGACGTCATGGGTTCAAGCCGTGAAAACagtctcttgcagaaatgcaaggtaaggctacGTACAATAGatccttgtggtccggcccttctccggaccccgcgcatagcgggagcttagtcaTCGGGCTGCCCTTTTTACGTGTATAGCATCTGAAAATGAAAATGATGGGTAAAAGACAATTGAAGTTCATTTAAGATTTCCTTGAATGTGTGTTGGCCACCTCCCTTTACATACAAAGAGCTTATGGAATTTTTTCTGTTCATTACTTTTCTTCTTTCTATTTGAATTGTTGGAATAACGATTTTTGGTCTTAGAAAAATGTATTTGTATGTCTAAAGAAGGCTGAtgtttgctcttttttttttttttttaaaggataaAATTAACGTCTTGATTGTTATTTTCCCCTGGTGGACCTTGTTACATCATCCCTTATTACCTGTGAGGTATTTCCCCACTTATCCACATTTTTGTTAGTACAGTTCCACATATGCACATATCTAAATGAAGGCTTTAAAGTTAATACATTCATCCTCTTGACAAAAACATGAGCGAAAGCGAAAGGCTTATCTATCATTAACTTATTGAGCTTCTTTGGGTCTCAAGGTCCTTCATCAACACATATTTGTATCTTCTTTTTTACTGTACTTCTGTAACTCTTATAATTACTTGTGATGTGGTAGACAAATTAAACAGTTAAcctatgaaattagaatcaagataAATGCCTCTGCCTGTTTTGGCTTCTTTTTCAAGTTATGGCACATCCTGTTAATTTGGTTTTCCATGTGTCTAGTAGAGTAGGTGTTTGTATCCTAAGCTTAGAACAGATAGCCCATTATGGATCTTGGAAATTGGAGCAGACTAGTTTTTCTGGCGCTGGGTGATTTTTTTTGATGAGATGTTCAAGAGAGTTTATGGCTAGCTCCCATACGGAAGCCGTCACAGGCGGACGCAAGGACATCGATAGCAAAATGTTGGCAGGCTGCTATTTTGAAGAAAACAAGCTTTTGAAAAGTACCAAACAGTTCAACTTTATCTTCTGGATATGGATTGATTTATCTTCAAAGCATCTTTTGTGTCTTTCTTCCCATATTTGCAGATTATTGCTCGTTATGTTCTCACTTGACATACTGCGCTTGTTCCTCTATTAAGTTTGCATTTATTTGCTTCATTTGTTTTATTCTTTTTGGTGAAAATTTACACATTGGAAAATGATCTTCATTCCCATTGAAAAGGCGCTCTCTTTGTTTTCTGTACTtactttacaaaaaaaaaaaagtaacgaCTCGTTTCCCTCCTTGTACCActcaaattcaacaatttcaatTCTACACCAAAATATCACATTATCATAACAAGCATCACACAATTTCAGTTTACGTCGCTTCCATTTCAACAGCCTTTTAACCAAACTGAGTAGAGCAGAGAAATTTGCCGGAAAAAGAACACTTCTGTTGGAATATTACGAAACCCTTCGGTGGA
The sequence above is a segment of the Lycium barbarum isolate Lr01 chromosome 6, ASM1917538v2, whole genome shotgun sequence genome. Coding sequences within it:
- the LOC132645695 gene encoding uncharacterized protein LOC132645695, whose protein sequence is MHRVVGHKGGFLMDQETVYGMGDEAENGDFGFLGKDGGDLQHSILQQIQEARNEIDLLEGQIGRVPQELLCSVSRELFDFVNKLRNVREYGSKSAGLLSDKPISDDLLVGENDLADWGAHHHRIFEDGKDAELIDEDEDSFGRTLGEVASWDQIRSDCRNEKDLLGESCKSEKPLECNEFDQKRILDCGNSKLTKPLRHDDSIDTDVGFVVENFYPENPKWFDSPCELDSHTDCVDSGFKPGEIV